A stretch of Brassica napus cultivar Da-Ae chromosome C6, Da-Ae, whole genome shotgun sequence DNA encodes these proteins:
- the LOC106406770 gene encoding monoacylglycerol lipase, whose translation MICSSKGTILIYRGKDSTFRLPVTVSSSNQFRNNNLPITVTTFRRSLPSSSSSMAVETMSDTSTLLLTSGASGRVRALFSMRELKRLVTIIHALILFILLPFRVVVWRRRSGAVVIRDEKQERKVWSPPQIVVRKRGAGGSESGCSVAPPSVPAAVVDEDVAVRRELAMRRVLEDEGGDGSSVRDFSLFPTKRGDTLFTQSWSPVSPNHRGLIVLLHGLNEHSGRYSDFAKQLNANGFKVYGIDWIGHGGSDGLHAYVPSLDYAVEDLKSFLEKVFTENPGLPCFCIGHSTGGAIILKAMLDPKIESRVSGIVLTSPAVGVQPSHPIFTVLAPIVAFLLPRYQFSAANKKGMPVSRDPQALVTKYSDPLVFTGSIRVKTGYEILRIAAHLQQNLNKVKVPFLVMHGTADTVTDPNASKRLYEEASSSDKSIKLFDGLLHDLLFEPEREIIAGVILDWLNQRV comes from the exons ATGATCTGTTCAAGCAAAGGAACGATCTTAATATACAGAGGAAAAGATTCAACCTTTAGATTACCCGTTACAGTGTCTTCCTCAAATCAATTTCGAAATAATAATCTTCCGATCACTGTCACAACTTTCCGACGATCATTACCTTCATCGTCATCGTCAATGGCGGTGGAAACAATGTCAGATACATCAACTTTGCTTCTAACGTCGGGAGCTAGCGGCCGCGTTAGAGCCCTCTTCTCCATGCGAGAGCTCAAGCGTCTCGTCACGATCATCCACGCGCTGATCCTCTTCATTCTCCTCCCGTTTCGCGTCGTCGTCTGGAGGCGGAGGTCCGGAGCGGTGGTCATCAGAGACGAGAAACAGGAGAGGAAGGTGTGGTCTCCGCCGCAGATCGTGGTCAGGAAGAGGGGAGCCGGAGGAAGCGAAAGCGGATGCAGCGTTGCGCCTCCGTCGGTTCCGGCGGCGGTGGTGGATGAGGATGTTGCGGTTAGACGGGAGCTCGCGATGAGACGAGTGTTGGAGGATGAGGGCGGAGATGGAAGCTCCGTCAGAGACTTTTCGCTTTTCCCGACGAAGAGAGGCGATACGTTGTTTACTCAGTCATGGTCACCTGTTTCCCCTAATCACAG GGGACTTATTGTTCTGCTACATGGATTAAATGAGCATAG TGGCAGGTATAGTGATTTTGCAAAGCAGCTAAATGCTAACGGCTTCAAGGTCTATGGAATCGATTGGATAG GTCATGGTGGAAGCGATGGACTTCATGCTTATGTCCCTTCCCTTGACTACGCTGTCGAAGATttg AAATCATTTCTTGAAAAGGTTTTTACGGAGAATCCAGGACTCCCTTGTTTCTGCATTGGACACTCAACAGGAGGAGCAATCATCCTCAAG GCTATGCTAGATCCAAAGATCGAGTCTCGAGTGTCAGGCATTGTGTTGACTTCACCTGCTGTCGGAGTCCAACCATCCCATCCAATCTTCACT GTTCTTGCTCCAATCGTTGCGTTCCTCCTGCCAAGGTACCAATTCAGTGCAGCAAACAAGAAAGGAATGCCGGTCTCTCGTGATCCACAAGCTCTTGTCACCAAATACTCTGACCCGCTAGTCTTCACCGGATCCATCCGGGTTAAAACCGGCTACGAGATCCTTAGAATCGCCGCTCACTTGCAACAAAACCTGAACAAAGTGAAAGTTCCTTTTCTTGTCATGCACGGTACAGCTGACACAGTGACTGATCCGAACGCCTCTAAGAGGCTCTACGAGGAAGCTTCTTCGTCAGACAAATCAATCAAGCTCTTTGACGGACTGTTGCACGATCTTCTCTTCGAACCTGAGAGAGAAATCATCGCTGGAGTCATATTAGATTGGCTAAACCAGCGGGTTTAG
- the LOC106447054 gene encoding organelle RRM domain-containing protein 6, chloroplastic, translated as MASSLGIVAVNPSCSGDRFLRPNFSVTTCCCFSSSVCFRSWRGRINVGTVVNPAPRRHDVGGLLVSGCLSSPDSSSPPSSISGPKTKLYVSGLSFRTTEDNLRNVFEQFGKLTLVNLVMDKVANRPRGFAFLRYETEEDSMKAIQGMHGKFLDGRVIFVEEAKPKSDLQRAKPRSDFNKAQTKPRTFRTW; from the exons atgGCGAGTAGCTTAGGGATAGTCGCTGTTAATCCGTCGTGTTCTGGAGATCGCTTCTTAAGACCTAACTTCTCAGTCACCACTTGCTGCTGCTTCTCTTCGTCTGTCTGTTTCCGTAGCTGGCGCGGACGAATCAATGTCGGAACCGTCGTGAATCCAGCTCCAAGACGCCACGACGTCGGGGGATTGTTAGTTTCTGGTTGTCTCTCTTCGCCGGATTCGTCATCTCCACCGTCTTCTATCTCTGGTCCGAAGACGAAACTGTATGTTAGTG GGCTTTCTTTCCGTACAACTGAAGATAACTTAAGAAATGTTTTTGAACAATTTGGCAAGCTTACACTTG TTAACTTGGTGATGGATAAGGTAGCAAATAGACCAAGAGGATTTGCTTTCCTGAGGTATGAGACTGAGGAGGATTCCATGAAAGCTATTCAAGGGATGCACGGAAAG TTTTTGGATGGAAGAGTTATATTCGTGGAGGAAGCTAAACCCAAATCAGATCTTCAAAGAGCTAAACCCAGATCAGATTTCAACAAAGCTCAGACCAAACCTCGCACCTTCCGCACCTGGTAG
- the LOC106402427 gene encoding mitogen-activated protein kinase kinase 9, translated as MALVRERRQLNLRLPLPPISDRRFSLPSVTTTVATSGGISAADLEKLNVLGCGNGGVVYRVRHKNTGDLYALKTVNGDMDPILTRQLMREMEILRRTDSPYVVRCHGIFEKQVVGEVSILMEYMDGGTLESLRGAVTEQRLAGFARQILKGLSYLHALKIVHRDIKPANLLLNSKDEVKIADFGVSKILVRSLDSCNSYVGTCAYMSPERFDSESSGGGSDVYAGDIWSFGLMMLELLVGHFPLLPPGQRPDWATLMCAVCFGEPPRAPEVCSEEFRSFVECCLRKDSSKRWTASQLLGHPFLREDL; from the coding sequence ATGGCTTTGGTAAGAGAACGTCGTCAGCTCAACCTccgtcttcctcttcctccgATCTCCGACCGCCGCTTCTCCCTCCCCTCCGTCACCACCACCGTCGCTACCTCCGGCGGCATCTCCGCCGCTGATCTCGAGAAACTCAACGTTCTCGGATGCGGAAACGGCGGGGTTGTTTACAGAGTCCGTCACAAGAACACGGGGGACCTCTACGCTCTCAAAACGGTTAACGGCGACATGGATCCGATCTTAACACGGCAGCTGATGCGAGAGATGGAGATCCTCCGCCGTACAGACTCGCCGTACGTCGTCCGGTGTCACGGTATCTTCGAGAAACAAGTCGTCGGCGAAGTATCGATTCTGATGGAGTACATGGACGGCGGGACTCTAGAGTCTCTCCGCGGCGCCGTGACGGAGCAGCGCCTCGCCGGGTTCGCGAGACAGATCTTGAAAGGGCTGAGTTACTTGCACGCTCTCAAGATCGTGCACAGAGACATCAAACCGGCGAACCTCCTCCTCAACTCGAAGGACGAGGTCAAGATCGCCGACTTCGGAGTCAGCAAGATCTTGGTCCGGTCGTTGGATTCTTGCAACTCTTACGTCGGGACTTGTGCGTACATGAGTCCCGAGAGGTTTGATTCTGAATCTTCCGGGGGAGGCTCCGACGTGTACGCCGGAGATATCTGGAGTTTCGGGTTGATGATGCTGGAGCTTCTCGTTGGTCACTTTCCGTTATTACCGCCGGGACAGAGACCCGACTGGGCGACTTTAATGTGCGCGGTGTGTTTTGGGGAGCCGCCGCGGGCGCCGGAGGTATGCTCGGAGGAGTTTAGGAGCTTTGTTGAGTGTTGTCTACGTAAAGATTCGAGTAAGAGATGGACGGCGTCGCAGCTTCTCGGCCATCCTTTCCTCCGGGAGGATCTTTAA
- the LOC106403730 gene encoding glutathione S-transferase T2-like has protein sequence MDPNSYNHTSKFVDLLTSQQIVFGFPQYSVQLSSSQVPYFGTQAHEASNFAEEGPAECRERKQWTPIDDLVLISAWLNTSKDAVVGNEQRCGTFWKRVAAYVAASPKVTEHREASNCKQRWQKINDIVNKFCGAYEVASRERSSGQNDNDVVKLAHEIFYNNHTKKFNLEHAWKELRNDQKWCELSTSKTQGSSKLRKCDDGAQSSTSHAPETTNGEEDQGASRPPSVKAAKAQRKKKDLAAGKKKDLPDGKVVAAFENM, from the coding sequence ATGGATCCTAATTCTTATAACCACACGTCTAAGTTTGTTGATTTGCTTACTAGTCAACAAATTGTGTTCGGTTTTCCTCAATATAGTGTCCAACTATCTTCTTCTCAAGTCCCCTATTTTGGAACTCAAGCTCACGAAGCTTCAAACTTTGCTGAAGAGGGTCCTGCAGAGTGTAGAGAAAGGAAGCAGTGGACGCCAATCGATGATCTTGTACTCATCAGCGCATGGTTGAATACAAGTAAGGATGCTGTTGTAGGCAACGAGCAGAGGTGTGGTACTTTCTGGAAGAGGGTTGCAGCATACGTTGCCGCATCTCCTAAGGTTACTGAACACAGAGAGGCAAGTAATTGTAAACAACGCTGGCAGAAGATTAATGACATTGTCAATAAGTTTTGTGGGGCGTATGAAGTAGCAAGTAGAGAGAGAAGTTCTGGTCAAAATGATAATGATGTTGTCaaacttgctcatgagattttCTACAACAACcatacaaaaaaattcaatctCGAGCATGCTTGGAAAGAGCTACGTAATGATCAGAAATGGTGTGAGCTTTCCACTTCAAAAACCCAAGGAAGCTCTAAACTGAGGAAGTGTGATGATGGCGCTCAATCATCAACCTCACACGCACCTGAAACGACCAATGGTGAAGAAGATCAAGGCGCCAGTCGTCCGCCGAGTGTGAAGGCAGCTAAGGCCCAACGTAAGAAGAAGGATTTGGCAGCGGGGAAGAAGAAGGATTTGCCAGATGGGAAGGTGGTGGCTGCGTTTGAAAATATGTAG